GGCGAGTAATTCGACGACGGGAGTTTTGCCGGTTCCTCCTACGGTGATATTGCCGACGCTGATGACAAGTGTGCCGAGTATGCTTTGTTTGACGATGCGTGAAGCAAAGAGTTTCAATCGCAAAATAATGACCGTGTGAAATACCCAGGAGGCGATGCGGAGAATGACCCTCATAGCCCCTGCACGGAAGCCTTTTGCCCGGCCGAAAATGACTTCGGTTCCCCATTGTTCGAATTCTTCCGAGCGAGTTTGCATGGTCGTTGGCGTTACGTTGGCGGGCGATGTCCGTTAAGGGACATACTACCATGATAGAGCTTGTTTTGCAAGCTGAGGTACAACTGGTACCTCCTCCTTCCGGGGGGGGAGCTGGCAGAAGGTGGTTTTTGGGGAGGATGGAATCAGTAAAGGATGCGTCCGCAGTTTTCGCAGTGGGCGACTTCTTTGCCGGACTGGACTTTGAGATGGGTGCCCCGGGTGAGTTCCATGTGGCATCCGCTGCAACGTCCCCGGTCATCCATGGAGACGATGACGGGCAGGCCTTTGCTTAAACTCATGCGTTCGTAGGTTGAGACGATGTCGGGATTGATGGAGGAGGCGATTTTGTTGCGTTCGTCAATGAGTTCCTGAAGGGCGGTCTGGGTTTTCTCTGCGGTGCGTTCGAGACGGGCGAGCTCTTCTTCGACGCTGGTGCGGACTTCTTTGTAGCGGGCGATGGTCTGGGTGGCTTTTTGCCTGGCGTTTTCGAGGGAGTCCATTAATTCGAGAGCACGGGTTTCCAGTGTATCGATGATGGATTCCGCTTTGGCAATTTCGGTGTTGAAACGTTGGTATTCGTCGTTTTTCCGGGTTTCGCCCTGCTGGATTTTCATCTTGCCGATGAGTTGGCGCTTGGTCTCGATTTCGTGTTCTGTATCGTGAATGGCCTGTTCGGTGTCGAGGA
This is a stretch of genomic DNA from Akkermansia sp. N21116. It encodes these proteins:
- a CDS encoding C4-type zinc ribbon domain-containing protein encodes the protein MKRELISLPEQRELITHRLEQFKRKAKEAKQLVLDTEQAIHDTEHEIETKRQLIGKMKIQQGETRKNDEYQRFNTEIAKAESIIDTLETRALELMDSLENARQKATQTIARYKEVRTSVEEELARLERTAEKTQTALQELIDERNKIASSINPDIVSTYERMSLSKGLPVIVSMDDRGRCSGCHMELTRGTHLKVQSGKEVAHCENCGRILY